TgatatttttcattaataatcttataattattattattatattttttaactATCATATTACATTCATTTAATATGCTATTCAATTTGTCATGTGGTAATCTACTTCTATTTCTTAGTTTCAAATATTGACTATataaatttctttttaaaaggttaaatttgttttcttcattttttacGACTCTTTTCCATAGATCTAATAATTTATTGATTTGTTCTGATTCATTTCCCAATAATgatatttctttatttatttgtaaatCGTTTTTGTTTGTTAATAATGTGCTTTCactatttttatcaaaatttatttcatatgtagtacatatatctttatttaataaatgtttaaataatgatttattttcaCTGAATACATTCGATACATGTGCCTTAAGAAATTGACTTAATATATCGTGCTCTTCTAATACGATAActtcctttttattattacataaCCTTAATATACTATTAGCACGTTCTATTGTAGAAATACCAGAATGGTCCCTATTAAAATTACCTAATTTACTTAAAAATTTTTCTACTGATTCTTctctattattattagaataatataattctAAAGGTTTCTCGTCCATAAGTTCCATCGTATTATTAAATGTTTTTTCTGTTTGCGTCTCAACAGCAACATCAACAGATTCATTGGCAGACATAATCCTTCtaaatatatgattattaaATTGAATAGGGGAAGGATAGTCATTTAATCCATCACAATtaaattgtatataaaaaaaaaaaaaaaaaaaagaaagaaagaaaatcattttataatatatatatatatatatatatatatatttatttaatacaAATGTAGATTAATTGataattttattcttttatataaaatatataaagtactcatcaatattatttataatgtgtttttattaatagtaataatatatgtatatcatttatatattccataaataagaaaatattattaatttaatatatacacattaAATACTATATCtttaaagaataaaaataataaaaaacataatGGCATAATGtcaaatgaaaataaatatattcacaattatatttctcattttctgttaatttcatttttgtaggacgaaaatattttaagtaaaaaaaatttaaataaataaaagaaatatattttttctattttttataacacaactgaaatgataaatactcaaaatattaacgaatatataaaaaacaaaattcATTCATATAAGAATTAGGacaaattatattttaataaatcaaaGAAACACTACGTTACATAAActtaattatttaaaaattaaactATTAGACGATAACGAAAGAAAAACACTCATTcgtataaataatttaatagACGACGAACTACAACAAAATAATTCACAATTATATCcaaattaatatttatattcatttaaaaattgaCGATTTCATAATagaacaaatataaattataaataataaaagtataaaaagaaattttaaattattttaaagCTTAAAAgtatgaaaaaaataaataataatatatataaagaaaatttacaatgtttatattaacAAAGACAAAAGGAttataaatgtttttttttagaaatgttcttttattctcacattttaaatatatgttcatttagtttttcaaaattaaaaaatttcttaaacatattctttttctttcctattatatataaattatttcaACTAATTCTTCCAAAGACACTAACATATATTGtaaaatatgtaatttttCTCACTAGAACAGCTGTAGTATCTGTTCCTATGTCTATAATACTTccatttttaataatgttCTTTGATTACATTAAAATGTATACcaattcatatatatcagtatttatattaagaaatgaaataaataaatttatttaaaagtcattatataaaaacaatactaataataataacataaataaatatatatatatatatatatatatatatatattataattatattttacacTACACATAAATAATGACTCAATAATTGTactttaaaatataatatttatataattataaaaaccataatttattttttaaatatatatgtatatatataaatatattttacaaaatatattaatttaatattatattaatgttattttaattgcataaaatacaatatatatatatatatatatatatatatatatatatatagcattatataaatttcttttatttgTCTATATCTCTTAATAaaccaaaaaaatattacaataaacatatatataattataatttatttcaattatatgtattaaataaaataacaagtacatgataaaatatgtaaatttGTTCATTGTTTTCTTTAtacttataatatttgaaatatattataattcatgaggatattatatatttatttaaaacaaaaacaattgataattataagaataaatacaaatatagttattaaattttttagATAAAGCAAATTATGTAAAACTAAAATAAGttacaaaaaaaaggaataa
Above is a window of Plasmodium gaboni strain SY75 chromosome Unknown, whole genome shotgun sequence DNA encoding:
- a CDS encoding exported protein (PHISTb) encodes the protein MSANESVDVAVETQTEKTFNNTMELMDEKPLELYYSNNNREESVEKFLSKLGNFNRDHSGISTIERANSILRLCNNKKEVIVLEEHDILSQFLKAHVSNVFSENKSLFKHLLNKDICTTYEINFDKNSESTLLTNKNDLQINKEISLLGNESEQINKLLDLWKRVVKNEENKFNLLKRNLYSQYLKLRNRSRLPHDKLNSILNECNMIVKKYNNNNYKIINEKYQVWLTVTPHNIFEFKIFIMAYRLTWRTLIKELHTEYTELLKRSFK